A stretch of the Streptomyces sp. NBC_00078 genome encodes the following:
- a CDS encoding condensation domain-containing protein: MVPASSPQRRMYFSSVMRPNNSSDVWRPVLTVDGDLSIDRLERALQVLRGRHEAFRTTFLERGGEVFQKVHDEDGGATQPVLIDLVEAEGDSQDERRAWADAEVRRVVDLPFDISSGPLWRTSVIRISSSLHLVAFVFHHIITDEVSGKVFAEELRLAYADPHAPAFAVPAAQYADFCLAENASKVDEAGLDYWRGQLAGIQPASMPEDGDESPGGMIGSRLPIAVPQNVVAEFEEFCRARSVTPFAGLLSVYFVLLQRWAGTSDISVGTQTLGRPGPELFGTIGFFSNTVALRCRVDSALTFDQLLGLVSETVHDALDYQDVPFEVVVGALAPERDADRNPLFQAAITYGHTDLSDVWALEGLQVTLLPDPTELSGLQFDLSLDIQLVAGEVSLNVEFNRQRFSEAAMRRFAQAYGDLLGSLSRQPDVALGSIPLLDQAALTQTLALGASGEPEGGRTPSEPTSAWDLFELTAATVPEREAVVADGARLTFAELAGRARKMAAGLEARGVRTGTVVGICLDRRADLIVAMLAAWCAGGAFLLLDPRQPEFRRRLLLKEAGIALVIADEAFADVETVSTAALLAEAEKTSGDDPADGGFARRPAAAPAYVVFTPGSTGQPRGVVIDQASLLALATTQLAPVYARLPAGRQVNVGALSSLTSGVFVNHCLGMIAFGHRLLLIDEEERTDPYQLLARGSDPETAIDVLDCASDRLEMLVEDGLLTLPHPPKIVVIGGERPSDRLWQRLHDQPGLLAFHAYGLNECTVESARAEIREHPKPVAGRAAGTSRIYVVDDQLQLLPPLFVGEICIGGLGVAQGYAGQPAHTSERFVADPFSPVPGQRMYRTGDKGRLRPDGQLELWGRLDDQVKIRGLRMEPAEVEGVLLGHPAIAHAAVVATQAGTRMAELVAYVVPGDEGGDALTPATVREFLGGRLPSALLPDRVQVLAALPTTPDGKSDRRTLSGGAPSSTVPDTVRSVSASADPRERQLCQIVAEVIGVPQTGVDDNFFDLGGDSLLAMIVIGRVRAVMGCELRLRAFFEMRSLGELAAQLSAEVSAPRPVLGRRADA, encoded by the coding sequence ATGGTTCCCGCCTCATCACCGCAGCGCAGGATGTACTTCTCCTCGGTGATGCGACCGAACAACTCGTCTGACGTGTGGAGGCCGGTTCTCACCGTCGATGGAGATCTCTCCATCGACAGGCTGGAGCGCGCGCTTCAGGTGCTGCGCGGCAGGCACGAGGCATTTCGAACCACATTCCTGGAGCGCGGCGGCGAAGTCTTCCAAAAGGTGCACGACGAGGACGGCGGCGCCACGCAGCCGGTCCTGATCGACCTCGTGGAGGCCGAGGGCGACTCGCAGGACGAGCGCCGAGCCTGGGCAGACGCCGAGGTCAGGAGGGTCGTCGACCTCCCGTTCGACATTTCGTCGGGCCCGCTCTGGCGAACGTCGGTGATACGGATATCGTCGAGCCTCCACCTGGTGGCCTTCGTGTTCCACCACATCATCACGGACGAAGTTTCCGGGAAGGTGTTCGCCGAGGAACTCCGTCTCGCCTACGCCGACCCGCACGCACCCGCCTTCGCGGTGCCGGCCGCGCAGTACGCCGACTTCTGCCTGGCGGAGAACGCCTCCAAGGTGGATGAGGCCGGCCTGGACTACTGGCGTGGCCAGCTGGCAGGTATTCAGCCGGCGTCGATGCCCGAGGACGGAGATGAGAGCCCGGGCGGAATGATCGGATCGAGGTTGCCGATCGCCGTCCCGCAGAACGTGGTGGCAGAGTTCGAAGAGTTCTGCCGGGCTCGCTCGGTGACCCCGTTCGCCGGCCTGCTGTCCGTATACTTCGTTCTGCTGCAGCGTTGGGCGGGAACGAGTGACATATCGGTCGGAACGCAGACGCTCGGCCGGCCGGGCCCAGAACTTTTCGGAACGATCGGATTCTTCTCCAATACGGTGGCACTGCGCTGCCGGGTGGATTCGGCACTGACCTTCGATCAGCTTCTCGGTCTCGTGAGCGAAACGGTTCACGATGCACTCGACTACCAGGACGTTCCGTTCGAGGTGGTGGTGGGCGCACTGGCTCCCGAGCGTGACGCCGACCGCAACCCCCTGTTCCAGGCTGCCATCACCTATGGCCACACCGACCTGAGCGACGTATGGGCACTCGAAGGTCTCCAGGTGACACTCCTGCCGGACCCTACGGAATTGTCGGGGCTTCAGTTCGACCTGTCGCTGGACATACAGCTCGTGGCAGGCGAAGTCTCGCTCAACGTCGAATTCAACCGCCAGCGGTTCTCCGAGGCGGCCATGCGGCGGTTCGCCCAGGCCTACGGCGACCTGCTGGGCTCGCTCAGCCGGCAACCCGATGTCGCGCTCGGCAGCATCCCGCTGCTCGACCAGGCCGCACTGACGCAAACGCTGGCGCTCGGCGCGAGCGGTGAACCGGAGGGCGGCCGTACTCCCTCGGAACCCACGTCCGCGTGGGACCTCTTCGAACTGACCGCGGCCACGGTGCCCGAACGGGAGGCAGTCGTCGCGGACGGCGCGCGGCTCACCTTCGCCGAACTGGCCGGCCGGGCGCGGAAGATGGCCGCGGGCCTTGAGGCTCGCGGCGTACGAACCGGCACCGTGGTGGGGATCTGCCTGGACAGGCGCGCCGATCTGATCGTCGCGATGCTCGCCGCCTGGTGCGCGGGCGGCGCCTTCCTGCTGCTGGATCCGCGACAGCCCGAGTTCCGCCGCCGCCTGCTCCTCAAGGAGGCCGGCATCGCTCTCGTCATCGCGGACGAGGCGTTCGCCGACGTGGAGACCGTTTCGACGGCCGCCCTCCTGGCGGAGGCGGAGAAGACCTCCGGAGACGATCCGGCCGACGGCGGCTTCGCGCGTCGCCCGGCCGCCGCTCCGGCCTACGTGGTCTTCACGCCGGGTTCCACAGGACAGCCGAGGGGTGTGGTCATCGATCAGGCGAGCCTTCTCGCGCTCGCCACCACCCAACTGGCGCCGGTGTACGCACGGTTGCCCGCAGGCCGTCAGGTGAATGTCGGTGCGCTGAGTTCCCTGACCTCCGGCGTGTTCGTCAACCACTGTCTCGGCATGATCGCCTTCGGGCACCGGCTGCTGCTGATCGACGAAGAGGAGCGAACGGACCCGTATCAGCTCCTCGCCCGTGGATCGGATCCCGAAACGGCGATCGATGTACTCGACTGTGCAAGCGACCGGCTGGAAATGCTGGTCGAGGACGGCCTCCTGACGCTCCCGCACCCGCCGAAGATCGTGGTGATCGGTGGCGAGCGCCCGTCCGACCGGCTGTGGCAGCGCCTGCACGACCAACCCGGGCTGCTCGCGTTCCACGCCTACGGCCTCAACGAGTGCACCGTCGAGTCGGCCAGGGCGGAAATTCGTGAACACCCGAAGCCGGTGGCCGGGCGCGCGGCCGGCACGTCCCGGATCTACGTCGTCGACGACCAGTTGCAGTTGCTGCCGCCCCTGTTCGTCGGTGAGATCTGCATCGGTGGACTCGGCGTGGCCCAGGGGTATGCGGGACAGCCGGCGCACACCAGCGAGCGATTCGTGGCCGACCCCTTCAGCCCTGTCCCCGGACAGCGCATGTACCGCACCGGCGACAAGGGCCGGCTGCGTCCCGACGGGCAGTTGGAGCTGTGGGGGCGCCTCGACGACCAGGTCAAGATCCGCGGCCTGCGCATGGAGCCGGCGGAGGTGGAGGGCGTGCTGCTCGGGCATCCCGCCATCGCCCACGCCGCGGTCGTGGCGACCCAGGCCGGCACCCGCATGGCCGAACTGGTGGCGTACGTCGTGCCCGGCGACGAAGGCGGGGACGCGCTGACGCCCGCCACCGTGCGGGAGTTCCTGGGCGGCAGGCTCCCCTCCGCACTGTTGCCCGACCGGGTGCAGGTTCTCGCCGCTCTTCCGACCACGCCCGACGGGAAGTCGGACCGCAGGACACTGTCGGGCGGCGCGCCGTCGAGCACTGTGCCGGACACCGTCCGAAGCGTCTCGGCGTCCGCCGACCCCCGTGAACGGCAGCTGTGCCAGATCGTGGCCGAGGTGATCGGCGTTCCGCAGACGGGCGTTGACGACAACTTCTTCGATCTCGGCGGAGATTCCCTGCTCGCCATGATCGTCATCGGTCGGGTGCGCGCCGTCATGGGCTGTGAGCTGCGGCTGCGGGCGTTCTTCGAAATGCGGTCGCTCGGGGAGCTCGCCGCTCAGCTCAGTGCCGAGGTCAGCGCGCCCCGGCCCGTGCTGGGCAGGAGAGCGGACGCATGA
- a CDS encoding LmbU family transcriptional regulator encodes MQFHKSGLSFTSRQSLNTWEQVGTGLLSFADSSTWWVADWLVYGESEFQDRYHEAVKRTSLSYQTLRNYTWVARKFPMTRRRQNLSFSHHLEVVALDQPEQDYWLRKAEAMGWSRNKLRGEVRSSLRVRQGEVTESESRAELDKAGPAEASSASERVEPGAAGSGSGPDRGDAGPSPEAGLLHIELPAEILAQIQTAARKEGAPVETWAMEILRRAAGGS; translated from the coding sequence GTGCAGTTCCACAAGTCCGGCTTGTCGTTCACATCCAGGCAGAGCCTCAATACGTGGGAGCAAGTCGGGACCGGACTGCTATCTTTCGCGGACTCTTCTACCTGGTGGGTCGCCGACTGGCTGGTTTACGGTGAATCCGAGTTCCAGGACCGTTACCACGAAGCCGTCAAGCGGACGTCGCTCAGCTATCAGACGCTTCGTAACTACACGTGGGTCGCGCGCAAGTTCCCGATGACTCGCAGGCGGCAGAATCTGAGCTTCAGTCATCACCTTGAAGTGGTGGCGCTCGATCAGCCGGAACAGGACTACTGGCTGAGGAAAGCGGAAGCGATGGGCTGGAGCAGGAACAAGCTGCGCGGGGAGGTTCGCAGCAGCCTCCGCGTGCGGCAGGGCGAGGTGACCGAGTCCGAGAGCCGCGCTGAGCTGGACAAAGCCGGTCCCGCCGAGGCCAGTTCGGCTTCGGAGCGGGTCGAACCCGGCGCGGCCGGATCCGGCTCGGGTCCGGACCGGGGCGATGCCGGCCCCTCGCCCGAAGCGGGCCTGCTGCACATTGAACTCCCGGCCGAAATCCTGGCCCAGATCCAGACCGCCGCCAGGAAGGAAGGCGCGCCGGTCGAGACCTGGGCGATGGAGATACTGCGGCGGGCTGCCGGCGGGTCCTGA
- a CDS encoding thioesterase II family protein: MTLSLLCVPFAGSGAGFYRAWPNGGEQGLRIVPLQMPGREERFLQDPYKDAEEAAKDLAGAALRLVGGAERVALFGHSLGAVLAYETARELQAQGFTALEHLFVSGSPGPRSGRAGRTAELDDDTFVERVAELAGYRHAALDDPELREALLPLLRADVALHEDYQPVSDEPLTLPVTALRGTDDALVSREQCATWEMATTGPFELKELSGGHMYLTDREQELLAVIDAAARGART; the protein is encoded by the coding sequence ATGACCTTGTCACTGTTGTGCGTACCCTTCGCCGGGAGCGGCGCCGGCTTCTACCGGGCCTGGCCGAACGGCGGTGAGCAGGGTCTTCGGATCGTCCCGTTGCAGATGCCGGGCCGGGAGGAGCGTTTCCTTCAGGACCCGTACAAGGACGCCGAGGAGGCGGCCAAGGACCTTGCCGGTGCCGCGCTCCGCCTGGTCGGCGGGGCGGAACGAGTGGCGCTCTTCGGGCACAGTCTCGGCGCCGTTCTCGCCTACGAGACGGCTCGTGAACTCCAGGCGCAGGGCTTCACCGCGCTGGAGCACCTCTTCGTGAGCGGGTCCCCCGGTCCCCGGAGCGGTCGCGCCGGGCGGACCGCGGAACTCGACGACGACACCTTCGTGGAACGGGTCGCGGAACTCGCCGGGTACCGGCATGCGGCACTCGACGACCCCGAACTGAGGGAGGCGCTGCTTCCGTTGCTACGGGCGGACGTAGCCCTGCACGAGGACTACCAACCCGTTTCGGACGAGCCGCTGACGCTGCCCGTCACCGCCCTGCGGGGGACGGACGACGCCCTGGTGAGCCGGGAGCAGTGCGCGACCTGGGAGATGGCGACGACCGGGCCGTTCGAGCTGAAGGAACTCTCGGGCGGACACATGTATCTGACCGACAGGGAACAGGAACTGCTCGCTGTCATCGACGCAGCGGCGCGAGGCGCCCGCACATGA
- a CDS encoding mycofactocin-coupled SDR family oxidoreductase — MTRDRKSAAGAALEGRTVVITGSGRGLGRACALRFAEEGADLVLLDVGEDIDGVPYPLSTSGQLTHTAKLCEERGAAVLAESVDVRGSVTPAVEKALDRFGRIDVLVNNAGIAAPSGKAVHEITEDEWRLMIDVDLSGAWRMIKAVAPTMIAQRRGSVINVSSTAGLVGYRHFAGYVAAKHGLIGLTKAAALDYGPHQVRVNALCPGSVADDPVVDGRMLSEIARSLDVAVEDHERVFVQAQPMNSLIAPSDIAGAALWLAGDDSRQVTGSVLTVDGGFTAR; from the coding sequence ATGACGCGCGACAGGAAAAGTGCCGCAGGTGCGGCCCTGGAGGGCCGGACCGTGGTGATCACCGGCTCGGGCCGTGGCCTGGGACGCGCCTGTGCGCTGCGGTTCGCGGAAGAGGGAGCCGACCTCGTTCTGCTCGACGTGGGCGAGGACATCGACGGCGTCCCCTACCCCCTGTCGACGAGCGGTCAGCTCACGCACACCGCCAAGCTCTGCGAGGAGCGCGGCGCGGCGGTGCTGGCGGAGTCCGTCGACGTACGCGGCAGTGTCACCCCGGCCGTCGAGAAGGCGCTCGACCGCTTCGGCCGTATCGATGTCCTCGTCAACAACGCGGGCATCGCCGCCCCTTCGGGAAAGGCCGTCCACGAGATCACCGAGGACGAGTGGCGTCTGATGATCGACGTCGACCTCTCCGGCGCGTGGCGCATGATCAAGGCCGTGGCGCCGACGATGATCGCTCAGCGGCGAGGCAGCGTCATCAACGTCTCATCCACCGCGGGTCTGGTCGGCTACCGGCACTTCGCGGGGTATGTCGCCGCCAAGCACGGGCTGATAGGGCTGACCAAGGCCGCGGCTCTCGACTACGGGCCGCACCAGGTCCGGGTCAACGCCCTCTGCCCCGGCTCCGTCGCGGACGACCCGGTGGTCGACGGCCGGATGCTGTCCGAGATCGCTCGTTCCCTGGACGTGGCCGTGGAAGACCACGAGAGGGTTTTCGTCCAGGCGCAGCCGATGAACTCGCTCATCGCTCCCTCCGACATCGCAGGCGCCGCCCTCTGGCTCGCCGGTGACGATTCCCGTCAGGTGACCGGCAGCGTACTGACGGTCGACGGCGGCTTCACCGCGCGCTGA
- a CDS encoding non-ribosomal peptide synthetase, protein MATAHWSVPPQCHEQAAMCHSLTVRCPQPPSSSELRGRLEQVGELAEGVLWERRTRERSTAPAAQQYAEQEARRPLRATSGPRLRITLVRHTDLVADLVLVAARDALSRAALSDLAGFLTGGSLPRAGRHGTARETSGTGTAPLAGPEWGLGDLARRGLVGAARFSVTVRENPVDQKLLTAATAIVLARYDAEATPQIALLDPDAAGPDALSTYVFKYDETMSVAGFLAGGPETPEPAGEPATEPGSALAIPVGMVFGEWDDARQYYPCLAPAFPLTLQAEQRPDRSWSGTCWYEEGAIDPRIARAFAEQVAHVAQWLADLGESGEELPLSAVPLMPAERAADIVRRGATPPVATPTAGSTVHGRFEDLVRRHPDAVGVTDGTRTLTYRQLDQQAEIMAEGLRSSGAVPGSMVGVCLERDATLVVTLLAILKSGCAYVPMDVKYPHERLRYTVGSAGVRVVVAATDVFPVVEGVASVPPEELLRLGERSVSHGRTTPCDENDPAYIIYTSGSTGRPKGVVVPHRNVLALVDGTAEDFGLGADDVWTMFHSSAFDFSVWEIWGCLLTGGQLVVVPFWITRDTGEFHALLAERRVTVLNQTPSAFLPLVAQDRESRAELAVRLVIFGGEPLDARELLPWFARHPQAECRLVNMFGITETTVHVTAQTVTPQAALQGSRSVGPALPGWSVSVRGPRGEVLPVGAAGEIWVGGAGVARHYQGQPELTARRFVIDPVTGERIYRSGDKGRMRPDGSLEHLGRIDSQVKIRGYRIEPDEIRNVLLGAPSVSGATVVVHHDESGDRAVDRLDAYVVLKGDTTVAMVAEHARRLLPDYMVPATVTELDAIPLTINGKVDVAQLPAPTAPRPAVAESPDPVETGSADRLERDMLDIWSRHLGTQVGPEDNFFVLGGNSLLVVRVLAEVKELGAPKIAVRDFYRNSFARQFIQLVRERITLASDAPAATGGARS, encoded by the coding sequence ATGGCGACAGCCCACTGGTCCGTGCCGCCGCAGTGCCACGAGCAGGCCGCCATGTGCCACAGCCTGACGGTCAGGTGCCCGCAGCCACCCAGCAGCAGTGAGCTGCGGGGACGGTTGGAACAGGTCGGCGAACTCGCCGAAGGCGTGCTGTGGGAACGGCGCACCCGGGAGCGCTCGACGGCACCGGCGGCGCAGCAGTACGCGGAACAGGAAGCCCGCCGGCCACTGCGCGCCACCTCCGGTCCGCGGCTGCGCATCACGCTCGTGCGGCATACGGACCTCGTCGCCGATCTGGTGCTGGTCGCCGCCCGTGACGCCCTGTCCCGGGCGGCACTGAGCGACTTGGCCGGGTTCCTCACCGGCGGTTCCCTGCCCCGGGCAGGCCGGCATGGCACCGCGCGTGAAACGAGCGGGACGGGGACCGCCCCACTCGCGGGGCCGGAGTGGGGCCTCGGCGACCTCGCGCGCCGCGGTCTCGTCGGCGCGGCCCGATTCTCTGTGACGGTCCGCGAAAACCCGGTGGACCAGAAGCTGTTGACTGCCGCGACCGCCATCGTCCTGGCCCGGTACGACGCCGAGGCGACACCGCAGATCGCCCTGCTCGATCCCGACGCGGCAGGACCGGACGCGTTGTCCACGTATGTTTTCAAGTACGACGAGACCATGTCCGTCGCCGGTTTCCTCGCTGGTGGCCCCGAGACACCGGAGCCGGCCGGTGAACCGGCGACAGAACCCGGGAGTGCCCTCGCGATCCCTGTGGGCATGGTCTTCGGCGAGTGGGACGACGCGCGGCAGTACTACCCCTGCCTCGCGCCCGCCTTCCCCCTCACGCTCCAGGCCGAGCAGCGCCCGGACCGGTCCTGGAGCGGCACCTGCTGGTACGAGGAGGGTGCGATCGATCCGCGGATCGCGCGCGCCTTCGCCGAGCAAGTGGCCCATGTCGCGCAGTGGTTGGCGGATCTGGGCGAGTCCGGGGAAGAACTGCCGCTGTCGGCCGTCCCCCTGATGCCGGCCGAACGCGCCGCGGACATCGTGCGTCGGGGAGCGACTCCCCCGGTCGCGACCCCCACGGCCGGTTCGACTGTCCACGGGCGCTTCGAGGACCTGGTACGCCGCCATCCGGACGCGGTCGGCGTCACGGACGGCACCCGCACTCTGACCTATCGCCAGCTCGATCAGCAGGCCGAAATCATGGCCGAGGGGCTGCGCTCCTCGGGGGCGGTGCCGGGGAGCATGGTCGGCGTGTGCCTGGAGCGCGACGCGACCCTGGTCGTCACCTTGCTCGCGATACTCAAGTCCGGCTGCGCCTACGTACCCATGGACGTCAAGTACCCGCACGAGCGCCTGCGTTACACGGTCGGCAGCGCCGGGGTACGCGTCGTCGTCGCCGCAACGGACGTGTTCCCGGTCGTCGAGGGCGTTGCGTCCGTGCCCCCCGAGGAACTGCTCCGGCTCGGCGAGCGGAGCGTCTCCCACGGCCGGACCACACCCTGCGACGAGAACGACCCCGCCTACATCATCTACACCTCCGGATCGACGGGGCGGCCCAAGGGCGTCGTCGTCCCGCACCGCAACGTGCTGGCCCTGGTCGACGGCACGGCCGAGGACTTCGGGCTCGGCGCGGACGACGTCTGGACGATGTTCCACTCCAGCGCGTTCGACTTCTCCGTCTGGGAGATCTGGGGCTGTCTGCTGACCGGCGGGCAACTCGTGGTGGTGCCCTTCTGGATCACGCGGGACACGGGGGAGTTCCACGCACTGCTCGCCGAACGACGCGTCACCGTGCTCAACCAGACGCCCTCCGCCTTTCTGCCTCTCGTCGCACAGGACCGGGAATCGCGCGCCGAGCTCGCGGTGCGCCTGGTGATCTTCGGCGGTGAGCCGCTGGACGCCCGTGAGCTGCTGCCCTGGTTCGCCCGCCACCCGCAGGCGGAGTGCCGTCTGGTCAACATGTTCGGGATCACGGAGACCACCGTGCACGTGACGGCGCAGACCGTGACGCCTCAGGCGGCTCTGCAGGGGAGCCGGTCGGTGGGCCCGGCCCTCCCCGGCTGGTCGGTGTCCGTACGTGGACCGCGAGGAGAGGTTCTGCCGGTGGGAGCGGCGGGCGAGATCTGGGTCGGCGGTGCTGGAGTCGCCCGTCACTACCAGGGGCAGCCGGAGCTCACGGCGCGACGTTTCGTCATCGACCCGGTGACCGGCGAGCGGATCTACCGCAGTGGCGACAAGGGCCGCATGAGGCCCGACGGGTCCCTGGAACACCTGGGCAGGATCGACAGCCAGGTGAAGATCCGCGGGTACCGGATCGAGCCGGACGAGATCCGCAACGTCCTGCTCGGAGCACCGTCGGTCTCCGGGGCGACCGTCGTCGTCCACCACGACGAGAGTGGCGATCGAGCAGTCGACCGGCTGGATGCCTACGTAGTGCTCAAGGGGGACACGACAGTGGCCATGGTTGCGGAGCATGCCAGGCGGCTCCTGCCCGACTACATGGTCCCGGCAACGGTCACAGAACTCGATGCCATCCCTTTGACGATCAACGGGAAGGTCGATGTCGCACAGCTCCCCGCACCGACTGCCCCTCGGCCGGCCGTGGCGGAGTCCCCGGATCCCGTCGAGACCGGGTCCGCCGACCGGCTGGAGCGCGACATGCTGGACATCTGGAGCCGGCACCTGGGTACGCAGGTGGGCCCTGAGGACAACTTCTTCGTGCTGGGCGGCAACTCGCTCCTGGTCGTCCGCGTACTGGCCGAGGTCAAGGAACTCGGTGCACCGAAGATCGCCGTGCGGGACTTCTACCGGAACTCCTTCGCACGACAGTTCATCCAGCTGGTCAGGGAGCGGATCACTCTCGCTTCCGACGCCCCGGCTGCCACTGGTGGCGCGCGGAGCTGA
- a CDS encoding protease pro-enzyme activation domain-containing protein, whose translation MDNTRLVPLPGSERSAHADARSTGAVSDSERIEVTLVLRRRTEIPDELVEGPETITREELAARYGADPADIDMVKRSAEQHGLTVTQADPASRRVKISGTLGQLRSVVQADSLTMVTTPDPAGEERMVEHRQRTGDLRILPEWDGVVIGVTGLDNRPQARPHIQRMKAHAVHSSYSPVDLGKIYRFPQGTDGSGHTIGVIELGGGIPEGDLDAYFAELGIPTPRVDVVEVGIGSNAPGDPADGEVMLDIEVIGALAPGARQVVYFAENSAQGFADAISTAVFADPTPTAVSISWGQREDLWTAQGRAILDAALADAGAMGVTVCVASGDNGSSDGDPTGKAHTDFPASSPRALACGGTHLEADPATSTVSSESVWNNGNGSASGGGVSLKFNQPGWQANVGVPNGNGQDPRRGVPDVAADADPKTGYRVLIHGRDEIIGGTSAVAPLWAALTVRLSEALGHPLGMLQPVLYDGAAPGVSPAGFRDITLGDIGDFAATPGWDACTGLGVPDGQALLARLASV comes from the coding sequence ATGGACAACACGCGACTGGTTCCCCTCCCAGGCAGTGAGCGCAGCGCCCACGCGGATGCGCGCTCGACCGGAGCAGTGAGCGATTCGGAACGCATCGAGGTCACGCTGGTCCTGCGCCGTCGCACCGAGATCCCAGATGAGCTGGTCGAAGGACCAGAGACGATCACGCGCGAGGAACTGGCGGCCCGTTACGGCGCCGACCCGGCCGACATCGACATGGTGAAGCGGTCAGCGGAGCAGCACGGGCTGACGGTGACGCAAGCGGATCCGGCCTCACGTCGGGTCAAGATCTCCGGAACGCTCGGTCAGCTGCGGTCCGTGGTGCAGGCCGACTCACTGACCATGGTCACCACCCCCGACCCGGCGGGCGAAGAACGCATGGTGGAGCACCGGCAGCGGACCGGCGACCTGCGCATCCTGCCCGAGTGGGACGGCGTGGTGATCGGCGTGACGGGCTTGGACAACCGACCGCAGGCCCGCCCGCACATCCAGCGCATGAAGGCCCATGCCGTCCACTCGTCGTACTCGCCCGTCGACCTCGGCAAGATCTACCGCTTCCCCCAGGGCACGGACGGCAGCGGTCACACCATCGGCGTCATCGAACTCGGCGGCGGGATCCCGGAGGGCGACCTGGACGCGTACTTCGCCGAGCTGGGCATCCCCACGCCGCGCGTGGACGTCGTCGAGGTGGGCATCGGCAGTAACGCCCCGGGCGACCCGGCCGACGGGGAAGTGATGCTCGACATCGAGGTGATCGGCGCGTTGGCGCCCGGTGCGCGCCAAGTCGTGTACTTCGCGGAGAACAGCGCGCAGGGCTTCGCCGACGCCATCAGCACCGCGGTGTTCGCCGATCCCACGCCCACCGCAGTGAGCATCAGTTGGGGCCAGCGCGAGGACCTGTGGACCGCCCAGGGCCGCGCGATCCTCGACGCCGCACTGGCCGACGCCGGTGCCATGGGCGTCACCGTCTGCGTGGCTTCCGGTGACAACGGCAGCAGCGACGGCGACCCGACGGGCAAGGCGCACACCGACTTCCCCGCTTCCAGCCCCCGCGCCCTCGCCTGCGGCGGTACGCACCTGGAAGCCGACCCGGCCACCAGCACCGTCAGCTCCGAGAGCGTGTGGAACAACGGCAACGGGTCCGCCTCCGGCGGCGGCGTCAGCCTAAAGTTCAACCAGCCCGGCTGGCAGGCGAACGTCGGCGTACCCAACGGCAACGGCCAGGACCCCCGACGCGGCGTGCCCGATGTGGCCGCTGACGCCGACCCGAAGACCGGATACCGGGTGCTCATCCACGGCCGGGACGAGATCATCGGCGGCACCAGCGCTGTGGCCCCGCTCTGGGCCGCGTTGACCGTCCGTCTCTCCGAGGCGCTCGGCCACCCGCTCGGCATGCTCCAGCCCGTGCTGTACGACGGTGCGGCACCGGGGGTGAGCCCGGCCGGCTTCCGTGACATCACCCTGGGCGACATCGGCGACTTCGCGGCCACGCCCGGCTGGGACGCCTGCACAGGACTCGGTGTCCCGGACGGGCAGGCACTGCTGGCCCGCCTCGCCTCGGTCTGA